A genomic segment from Candidatus Viadribacter manganicus encodes:
- a CDS encoding DUF3035 domain-containing protein, translating into MSKPIALMVVLAAATAASGCAGVSRAIGASRSAPDEFRVMTHAPLTLPPDYNLRPPRPGEARPGESDPASEARAALFGDNVGQAASQGERAFITAAGAATADDNIREQIDYESQGVVRRNEGFVNRLLSFGGSAAPAAAPLNAEEEQRRLEDQEAIRRATGGGQVVIERDRGGFKLPGT; encoded by the coding sequence TTGTCCAAACCAATCGCACTGATGGTGGTGCTTGCTGCGGCCACGGCGGCCAGCGGCTGCGCGGGCGTTTCGCGCGCCATCGGCGCTTCGCGTTCTGCTCCAGATGAGTTCCGCGTGATGACGCACGCGCCGCTCACGCTTCCGCCAGATTACAATCTGCGTCCGCCGCGTCCGGGTGAGGCTCGTCCTGGTGAGAGCGATCCCGCGAGCGAAGCGCGCGCTGCGCTGTTCGGCGACAACGTTGGTCAAGCCGCGAGCCAAGGCGAGCGCGCGTTCATCACCGCCGCTGGCGCCGCGACTGCTGACGACAACATTCGCGAGCAGATCGATTACGAATCTCAGGGTGTCGTTCGCCGCAACGAAGGCTTCGTGAACCGTCTGCTTTCGTTCGGTGGTTCTGCCGCTCCGGCAGCCGCGCCGCTCAACGCTGAAGAAGAGCAGCGCCGCCTCGAAGACCAAGAAGCGATCCGCCGCGCGACGGGCGGTGGGCAAGTCGTGATCGAGCGCGATCGCGGCGGCTTTAAGCTTCCGGGCACCTGA
- a CDS encoding M16 family metallopeptidase produces the protein MRVFALAVALACAPMAPALAQTQTESAASRHDVNVQRIVSPSGIEAWLVSDSTVPMVVLRAFWRGGSAIEPVGAVGVTGVMTDMLTEGSGAMNANAFKERLQDLNMSLSFGASWDGVGMSLTTLSENRDAAFEMARMALYEPRFDAEPLARIKRQMLVGLRTRETNPSYLANLALDQALYAGHPYARRTSRESVDAINRAALQERHTALFNRATLQITIVGDISSEDAARAVDTIFGALPAGARPPEPADVTLSAPTPLIVRTLPQPQSLVLFAGPGIQDEDPDWIPLAVANYILGGGGFSSRLMDQVREQRGLVYGIGTGPSVREHSAIIRGSAQTENGDVREAIEVTRAEMARLYRDGATQAEVNDAITYLTGSFALDLDSNVKIAGVVHGYQAAGRDIDYINHRNDLIRAVTLEDVNRVVRRLFNPDAYTFVVVGQPEGLQASGGN, from the coding sequence ATGAGGGTCTTTGCACTTGCCGTAGCGCTGGCGTGCGCGCCGATGGCGCCGGCCTTGGCGCAAACCCAGACCGAGAGCGCGGCTTCGCGCCATGATGTCAACGTTCAGCGCATCGTCTCGCCGAGCGGCATCGAGGCCTGGCTGGTGTCCGACTCGACCGTGCCGATGGTCGTGCTGCGTGCGTTCTGGCGCGGCGGATCGGCGATCGAGCCGGTGGGCGCGGTTGGCGTCACTGGCGTGATGACCGATATGCTGACTGAAGGTTCGGGCGCGATGAACGCCAATGCCTTCAAAGAGCGGCTGCAAGATTTGAATATGTCGCTGAGTTTCGGCGCGAGCTGGGACGGCGTTGGCATGAGCTTGACGACGCTGAGTGAAAATCGCGATGCGGCGTTCGAGATGGCGCGAATGGCGCTTTATGAGCCGCGCTTCGATGCCGAGCCGCTGGCGCGCATCAAGCGGCAGATGCTTGTTGGCCTGCGCACGCGTGAGACCAATCCGAGCTATCTCGCGAACTTGGCGCTGGATCAGGCGCTCTACGCGGGCCACCCATACGCGCGGCGGACCTCGCGCGAGAGCGTCGATGCGATCAATCGGGCGGCGCTGCAGGAGCGGCACACGGCGCTGTTCAATCGGGCGACGCTGCAGATCACCATCGTTGGCGACATCAGCTCTGAAGATGCGGCGCGCGCCGTCGACACGATTTTTGGCGCGCTGCCGGCAGGGGCGCGTCCGCCTGAGCCGGCGGACGTCACGCTTTCGGCGCCGACGCCGCTGATCGTTCGGACGCTGCCGCAACCGCAAAGCCTCGTGCTGTTCGCCGGGCCGGGCATCCAGGATGAAGATCCAGATTGGATCCCGCTGGCCGTGGCGAACTATATTTTGGGCGGCGGCGGGTTTTCGTCGCGCCTGATGGATCAGGTGCGCGAGCAGCGCGGGCTGGTCTATGGCATCGGCACCGGACCTTCGGTGCGTGAGCATTCGGCGATCATTCGCGGTTCGGCGCAGACTGAAAACGGCGATGTGCGTGAGGCCATCGAGGTGACGCGCGCAGAGATGGCTCGGCTCTACCGCGATGGCGCCACGCAGGCTGAAGTAAATGACGCGATCACGTATCTCACGGGCTCGTTCGCACTCGATCTCGACAGCAACGTGAAGATCGCGGGCGTCGTACACGGCTACCAAGCCGCCGGCCGCGACATTGATTACATCAACCACCGTAACGACCTTATCCGCGCTGTGACGCTGGAGGACGTGAACCGGGTTGTGCGCCGCCTGTTCAATCCGGACGCTTACACGTTCGTGGTGGTGGGCCAGCCGGAAGGCTTGCAAGCCTCGGGCGGCAATTAG
- the lspA gene encoding signal peptidase II → MLRLGLIIAGVIFVADQIAKWLILGPGAFSPPGCLEAGINCRFIEISPIFDLQMVWNRGFSFGLGRAQDDLGRWALVAMQLGISGVFLWWLRTAVRKPTAIALGLVIGGALGNVIDRIRFGAVADFLDFSMNGNFFPWVFNVADAAITCGAILLAIDMVFFAETEPGKGTGWSQIKARFKRGNGGTGGSGG, encoded by the coding sequence ATGCTCCGTCTCGGCCTTATTATCGCCGGCGTCATTTTCGTCGCCGACCAGATCGCCAAATGGCTCATCCTTGGGCCGGGCGCGTTCAGCCCGCCGGGCTGCCTGGAGGCGGGCATCAATTGCCGCTTCATCGAGATCAGCCCGATCTTCGATCTTCAGATGGTGTGGAACCGTGGGTTCAGCTTTGGCCTTGGCCGCGCCCAGGACGATCTCGGGCGCTGGGCGCTGGTGGCGATGCAGCTGGGTATTTCGGGCGTTTTCCTGTGGTGGCTGCGTACGGCGGTGCGGAAACCGACCGCGATCGCGCTGGGTCTGGTCATTGGCGGGGCGCTCGGGAACGTCATTGATCGCATTCGTTTCGGCGCCGTGGCGGACTTTCTCGACTTCAGCATGAACGGGAATTTCTTCCCCTGGGTGTTCAACGTGGCCGATGCCGCGATCACCTGCGGGGCGATCCTGCTGGCCATCGATATGGTGTTCTTTGCCGAAACGGAGCCCGGAAAGGGCACCGGCTGGAGCCAAATCAAGGCCCGGTTCAAGCGCGGTAACGGCGGAACGGGCGGCTCAGGCGGCTGA
- a CDS encoding M16 family metallopeptidase, which yields MLGGLGQRFFAACLALLALTASAQAREFVRPETFTLRNGLQVVVITDRRAPVVTHMVWYRVGAADEPRGYSGIAHFFEHLMFKGTRQIAPGEFSRTVARNGGEDNAFTNWDYTAYYERIARDRLELVMRMEADRMRNLQFSDETFASERDVIVEERRQRVDNNPGAVLGERMRAMLWPHHPYGTPVIGWLHEIQSLDRQTALQFYRTWYAPNNAILVVAGDVDAAELRPLADRYYGRLRPTRDLPARTWVTDPPNVGPMRVTHSDEKVRQPSFSRLYRAISYGVDTGRQAHALDVGMEILGGSETSRLYRALVEDQRIAVSAGASASSSGLGGGSASVWATPAEGVTLEQVEAAVDAVIAEFLRDGPTEDELTRAKNSLAANAIYSRDSQESLANIYGSSLAQGESIDDVVNWARDIEAVTRDEAVAMVRQTLDLNASVTGWLVPEQAQ from the coding sequence TTGCTCGGCGGGCTGGGTCAGCGTTTCTTCGCAGCATGTCTGGCGTTGCTGGCGCTTACGGCTTCAGCACAGGCGCGCGAATTCGTACGGCCTGAAACCTTCACGCTCCGCAACGGACTACAAGTCGTTGTGATCACCGACCGGCGCGCGCCGGTGGTGACGCATATGGTTTGGTATCGTGTTGGCGCCGCCGACGAGCCGCGCGGCTATTCGGGCATCGCGCACTTCTTTGAGCATCTGATGTTCAAGGGCACGCGTCAGATCGCACCGGGTGAGTTCTCGCGCACCGTCGCGCGCAATGGCGGCGAGGACAACGCCTTCACCAACTGGGACTACACCGCCTATTACGAGCGCATCGCGCGCGACCGGCTAGAGCTTGTGATGCGCATGGAAGCGGATCGCATGCGCAATCTGCAATTCTCGGACGAGACGTTCGCGTCCGAGCGTGATGTGATTGTCGAAGAGCGCCGTCAGCGTGTCGATAACAACCCAGGCGCGGTGCTGGGCGAGCGGATGCGCGCGATGCTGTGGCCGCATCATCCGTACGGCACGCCGGTGATCGGCTGGCTGCACGAGATTCAATCGCTGGATCGCCAAACCGCGCTGCAATTCTATCGCACCTGGTACGCGCCGAATAATGCGATCCTAGTTGTCGCCGGCGATGTCGATGCGGCGGAGTTGCGACCGCTGGCGGATCGCTATTACGGGCGCTTGCGGCCGACGCGTGATCTGCCGGCGCGCACGTGGGTTACCGATCCGCCGAATGTCGGCCCGATGCGCGTGACGCATAGCGATGAGAAGGTGCGTCAGCCTTCGTTCTCGCGGCTCTATCGCGCGATCAGCTATGGCGTCGACACTGGACGCCAAGCGCATGCGCTGGATGTCGGCATGGAAATTCTGGGTGGTTCGGAAACGAGCCGCCTCTATCGCGCGCTGGTCGAAGATCAGCGTATCGCCGTGAGCGCGGGCGCAAGCGCGAGTTCGTCCGGACTAGGCGGAGGCAGCGCTTCGGTGTGGGCGACGCCGGCCGAGGGCGTGACGCTTGAGCAGGTGGAGGCGGCGGTGGACGCGGTGATCGCCGAATTCCTGCGCGATGGACCGACGGAAGATGAGCTTACCCGCGCGAAGAACTCGCTGGCGGCAAACGCGATCTATTCGCGCGACAGCCAGGAAAGTCTGGCAAACATTTACGGCTCGTCGCTGGCGCAGGGCGAAAGCATCGATGACGTCGTGAATTGGGCGAGGGATATCGAAGCCGTCACGCGCGATGAGGCAGTGGCGATGGTGCGCCAGACGCTTGATCTCAATGCCTCGGTGACGGGCTGGCTGGTGCCGGAGCAGGCCCAATGA